In Pseudothermotoga hypogea DSM 11164 = NBRC 106472, the following are encoded in one genomic region:
- a CDS encoding carbohydrate ABC transporter permease has product MKDPRRTSKIVSYIILAPIVAFFICPIVWLVVTPFSIRPSLFISLSGFTLNNFARVFQNRTAINAFRNSLVISVSVVVLVTTCALFAAYVLSRHDFKGRNVLLYMLVLFSSVVSGAAAMVPIFILNLRLGLVNTELGVILTLSGGIMPTALFILKDFFDSIPRTYEEAALVDGSSPMQVMFRIFLPLSSKGIIVIAMLVFTQSWSNFLVPFVLLRSTSKYPVSVAIYTFFSEVGVPDIGMISAYAFLYTLPVIFAYVLIERKFGFSFYGGIKG; this is encoded by the coding sequence ATGAAAGATCCAAGAAGAACGAGCAAGATCGTTTCCTACATAATCCTCGCACCCATCGTGGCTTTCTTCATCTGCCCCATAGTCTGGCTCGTTGTCACGCCGTTTTCAATCAGACCTTCTCTGTTCATCTCTCTGAGCGGATTCACGTTGAACAATTTCGCGCGCGTCTTCCAGAACCGGACCGCGATAAACGCCTTTCGCAACAGCCTCGTGATCTCCGTTTCGGTGGTCGTCTTGGTGACGACGTGTGCGCTGTTCGCAGCTTATGTTCTTTCCAGGCACGATTTTAAGGGGAGAAACGTTCTTCTGTACATGCTCGTGCTTTTTTCGAGTGTGGTGAGTGGTGCCGCTGCGATGGTACCGATATTCATCTTGAATCTGAGGCTCGGATTGGTTAACACCGAACTGGGTGTGATTTTGACGCTGTCGGGTGGGATTATGCCCACCGCTTTGTTCATCTTGAAAGACTTCTTCGACTCGATACCAAGAACTTACGAAGAAGCGGCGCTCGTGGATGGGAGTTCCCCTATGCAGGTCATGTTTCGCATCTTCTTACCACTCTCGAGCAAGGGGATCATCGTCATAGCGATGCTCGTTTTCACACAGTCTTGGAGCAACTTCCTTGTGCCGTTCGTTCTTCTCAGATCGACGAGCAAGTACCCTGTTTCAGTTGCGATCTACACTTTTTTTAGTGAGGTGGGCGTTCCGGACATAGGCATGATATCGGCGTACGCTTTTCTTTACACCCTGCCCGTTATCTTTGCCTACGTGCTCATAGAACGTAAATTCGGTTTTTCCTTCTATGGTGGCATCAAAGGTTGA
- a CDS encoding ABC transporter ATP-binding protein has protein sequence MSWIVLESVTKRFSNVVAVNKVNLQIERQDFFTLLGPSGCGKTTTLRLIAGLEFPDEGKIYIAQRDVTMELPKNRNVAMVFQNYALYPHMTVRENIAYPLLVRKVPKKEIERKVAFVAESLQISDLLERYPQQISGGQQQRVALARAVIQTPNVFLLDEPLSNLDAKLRIEARSFLKRLSMELGTSVVYVTHDQSEAMALSTKIAVMNQGHVLQVGTPRQIYDTPANTFVASFIGNPPMNIVECRFDGPACILDGQKIDLSELALIEFPKERGFIGIRPENIALNTKEGDLVGEVYVVEPLGFETVVTVKVNMNSLRVLVFEDVPYRSGDRIFLKFRKDKLHVFDENGVRVRRRDEA, from the coding sequence TTGTCGTGGATCGTTTTGGAGAGTGTGACGAAGAGATTCTCAAACGTTGTAGCGGTCAACAAGGTGAATTTGCAGATCGAAAGGCAAGACTTCTTCACGTTGCTCGGACCTTCCGGCTGTGGAAAAACGACCACGTTGAGGCTCATCGCTGGACTGGAGTTTCCAGACGAAGGAAAGATCTACATCGCCCAAAGGGATGTCACGATGGAACTTCCGAAGAACAGAAACGTGGCGATGGTTTTTCAGAATTATGCACTTTATCCCCACATGACCGTTAGGGAGAACATCGCCTATCCATTGCTCGTTAGGAAGGTTCCAAAGAAAGAGATCGAAAGGAAGGTTGCGTTCGTTGCGGAGAGCCTTCAGATATCCGATTTACTTGAAAGGTACCCTCAACAGATCAGCGGAGGACAACAGCAGAGAGTCGCATTGGCGAGAGCAGTGATACAGACACCAAACGTGTTCTTGTTGGATGAACCGTTGAGTAACCTTGACGCGAAGCTGAGGATAGAGGCGAGGAGTTTCTTGAAGAGGCTCAGTATGGAACTCGGAACGAGCGTAGTCTACGTGACACACGATCAGTCCGAAGCGATGGCGCTTTCGACGAAGATCGCTGTGATGAACCAAGGCCATGTACTCCAGGTGGGAACACCGAGACAAATATACGATACACCGGCGAACACCTTCGTGGCGTCATTCATAGGCAATCCACCGATGAACATCGTCGAATGTCGATTTGATGGTCCGGCATGCATTCTGGACGGTCAAAAGATCGATCTTTCAGAGCTGGCACTGATTGAGTTCCCGAAAGAAAGGGGATTCATAGGAATAAGACCTGAGAACATCGCTCTGAACACCAAAGAAGGGGATCTCGTCGGTGAGGTCTACGTGGTCGAGCCACTTGGATTTGAGACGGTGGTGACGGTCAAAGTGAACATGAATTCCTTGAGGGTCTTGGTCTTCGAGGATGTGCCCTATAGAAGCGGTGATAGAATATTTTTGAAGTTCAGAAAAGACAAACTGCACGTTTTTGACGAAAACGGTGTTCGTGTACGCAGGAGAGATGAGGCGTGA
- a CDS encoding CehA/McbA family metallohydrolase, which translates to MIFEGKINLSESKTVKKIDFDVPRNASKLTVRFEYSPTSLGPVQNHVNLLFYDSLGRFMGRCDRGTKNFVVAPQASEAAVQTRPLPGRWTVFFENHYLFSDVHYRLEILCEGEEGFKTFKGEFHTHSRHSDGTMSVSELSMFLKEKGFDFFFLTDHSNISGWRELEELPGAVGFPGQEMNTFKGHALVLGGKTFVDWKDREGREKDFDEIVREAHAQNALIGVAHPFVMGEPACVGCKWTYEFDPFDADFVEVWNADLSRLELNYEAIGSWLKAVRSGKRVIATAGRDLHTKDERDWMANYVSARSLELMEVLWSIKFGRTYLSSIGEVNIDVSGNNVGETAKHDGNVFLRIENLPKSNLLVVTKKTVRSFNVYGTFEERIEVEEKEDLLTLLAFDEKERPILISNPIYLTRGE; encoded by the coding sequence GTGATCTTCGAAGGCAAAATAAACCTGAGCGAGAGCAAGACGGTGAAGAAAATCGATTTCGATGTTCCACGCAACGCCAGCAAACTCACCGTCCGCTTTGAGTACTCTCCCACATCGCTCGGTCCCGTGCAGAACCACGTGAATCTCCTCTTCTACGATTCGCTCGGAAGGTTCATGGGTAGGTGCGACAGAGGTACGAAGAACTTCGTCGTTGCGCCACAAGCCAGCGAAGCTGCCGTTCAGACACGCCCCTTACCTGGAAGATGGACAGTCTTTTTCGAGAATCATTATCTCTTCAGTGATGTTCACTACAGACTTGAGATTCTGTGTGAAGGTGAAGAAGGGTTCAAAACCTTCAAAGGAGAGTTCCACACTCACTCTCGGCACAGCGACGGAACCATGAGTGTGAGTGAACTTTCGATGTTCCTCAAAGAGAAAGGTTTTGACTTCTTCTTTCTGACCGACCACAGTAACATCTCTGGCTGGAGAGAACTCGAAGAGCTTCCCGGTGCTGTGGGCTTTCCCGGCCAAGAGATGAACACGTTCAAGGGCCATGCACTTGTTCTTGGCGGTAAGACATTCGTCGACTGGAAGGATCGAGAGGGAAGGGAGAAAGATTTCGATGAGATCGTCCGTGAAGCGCACGCACAGAACGCCCTGATCGGTGTTGCTCATCCATTCGTAATGGGAGAACCAGCCTGCGTTGGATGCAAATGGACGTACGAATTCGATCCGTTCGATGCAGATTTTGTCGAAGTTTGGAACGCCGATCTGTCCAGGTTGGAACTGAACTACGAAGCCATAGGTAGCTGGTTGAAAGCGGTCAGGAGTGGCAAGAGGGTGATCGCCACCGCAGGCAGGGATTTGCACACGAAGGACGAAAGAGATTGGATGGCTAATTACGTCTCAGCGAGGAGTTTGGAACTGATGGAAGTGCTCTGGTCGATCAAGTTCGGTAGAACTTATCTCTCCTCGATCGGAGAAGTTAACATCGATGTTTCTGGAAACAACGTCGGCGAAACTGCAAAACACGATGGAAATGTATTTCTGAGAATAGAAAACTTACCAAAGTCGAACCTTCTGGTCGTGACAAAGAAAACGGTACGAAGCTTCAACGTTTATGGAACTTTCGAAGAAAGGATCGAGGTCGAAGAGAAGGAAGACCTTCTGACCTTGCTCGCGTTCGATGAGAAGGAAAGACCAATTTTGATAAGCAATCCCATCTACCTGACTCGAGGTGAGTGA